The proteins below come from a single Argentina anserina chromosome 1, drPotAnse1.1, whole genome shotgun sequence genomic window:
- the LOC126784646 gene encoding translocase of chloroplast 90, chloroplastic, with the protein MQGFRDWVLSQLVSKSVVSSRPLSGSDSFFSVGRSTNDVLTDQGASDSTTLVAPSILNEASNNRDPENQSGPSPVQVVVENSDQLHGGSDKKKRNPLANIDDMRAKFLLLLRQLGLSKDNLMVAKVLYRIHLATVIRAEKSDLKGVNLRGDGNRAMIGEQEAASPPDLDFPLRILVLGKTGVGKSATINSIFDQTKVTTNAFRPGTKHIREAVGTVNGITVTVIDTPGFLPGVCPGNLRRNKKIMLSVKRFIRKSPPDIVLFFERLDLIDKSYSDLPLLRLITEVFGRAIWFSTILVMTHSSSALPDGPDGYPVSYEVHARRSTDMVQHYIHQAVSDSRLENPVLFVENHSHCKTNFMGEKILPNGQVWKSQFLLLCICTKVLGDVNSLLKFNDSIELGPPAAAYVPSLPHLLSSLLRHPIVPSGVENEVDESLFSDMEEEDEYDQLPAIRILSKTQFERLTKSQKTDYLSELDYRETLYLKKQLKEEYRRQMESRLSSVKNVASEDNSESQQALPEESVLLPDMEIPLSFGSNHPAHRYRCIASDQWIVRPVLDPQGWDNDVGFDGISLESAAHINRKVFTSVMGQMSKDKQDFSIQSESTAAYTNSRGTVHSVGLDVQSAGKDTIYTFHSHKKRANQKKLWEDVFDGGVSITSFGNKYYFGAKLEETVSIGKRLKFLMNTGQMMNASKWMVDREQVAYGGSVEATLRGRDYPVRNDFATLTMSILSFNNEMVLGGNVRSESRLGRNLKVSVNANLNSRRMGKLSIKTSSSDHLPFGLVAAFTIFWTLLRRKWVTNLRNESEETELVETESG; encoded by the exons ATGCAGGGGTTTAGAGATTGGGTTCTGTCTCAGTTAGTATCCAAGTCTGTGGTCTCGTCTCGGCCGTTATCAGGCAGTGATAGTTTCTTCAGTGTGGGGCGTTCGACGAATGATGTGCTTACTGACCAAG GTGCTTCTGATTCCACCACTTTGGTAGCCCCATCCATACTAAATGAAGCTTCCAACAATAGGGATCCGGAAAATCAGTCTGGTCCTTCCCCGGTACAAGTTGTAGTTGAAAATTCTGATCAATTGCATGGTGGCTCTGATAAGAAAAAGAGGAATCCGTTGGCAAACATTGATGATATGCGAGCCAAGTTCTTGCTGCTCCTCCGGCAGCTTGGTCTATCAAAAGATAACCTCATGGTGGCAAAGGTTCTGTATCGCATTCACCTAGCAACTGTGATACGAGCAGAAAAGTCGGATTTGAAAGGAGTTAATCTCAGAGGTGATGGAAATAGAGCGATGATAGGAGAACAAGAGGCAGCTAGCCCACCTGATTTGGATTTTCCCTTGAGAATCCTTGTCCTTGGGAAAACTGGAGTGGGTAAGAGTGCTACCATTAATTCTATATTTGATCAAACAAAAGTGACGACTAATGCTTTTCGACCCGGCACAAAGCACATTCGGGAGGCTGTGGGAACTGTAAATGGGATTACAGTTACTGTTATTGATACTCCTGGTTTTTTGCCAGGGGTATGTCCTGGTAACTTGCGCCGAAATAAGAAGATTATGCTCTCTGTAAAGAGATTTATTAGAAAAAGTCCACCTGACATTGTTTTGTTCTTCGAGCGCCTTGATCTTATTGATAAAAGCTATAGTGACCTCCCCCTTTTGAGGCTAATTACTGAAGTTTTTGGGCGAGCAATATGGTTCAGCACCATTCTTGTTATGACTCATTCATCATCAGCACTTCCGGATGGACCAGACGGTTACCCTGTCAGCTATGAAGTACATGCAAGGCGAAGCACAGATATGGTGCAGCACTACATACACCAGGCAGTGTCAGACTCCAGACTTGAAAACCCAGTGCTTTTTGTTGAGAATCATTCTCATTGCAAGACAAATTTCATGGGGGAAAAGATACTTCCAAATGGTCAGGTTTGGAAATCTCAGTTTTTGCTACTATGCATTTGTACAAAAGTTCTAGGTGATGTTAATTCCCTCTTGAAATTTAACGACAGCATAGAACTGGGTCCCCCGGCTGCTGCGTATGTGCCATCTCTTCCCCATCTCCTCTCATCTCTTCTACGTCATCCTATTGTTCCAAGCGGAGTGGAAAATGAAGTAGATGAGAGCTTGTTTTCAGAcatggaggaagaagatgagtaTGATCAATTACCTGCAATCCGAATCCTGTCAAAAACACAGTTTGAGAGGTTGACAAAATCACAGAAAACAGATTATCTCAGTGAATTGGATTATCGGGAGACCCTTTATCTGAAGAAACAGTTGAAAGAAGAGTACCGTAGGCAGATGGAAAGTAGACTTTCCAGTGTCAAAAATGTGGCAAGTGAGGATAACTCTGAGAGTCAGCAGGCCCTCCCCGAGGAGTCTGTTTTGTTACCAGATATGGAGATCCCTCTTAGTTTTGGCTCTAATCATCCTGCACACAGATATCGTTGCATTGCGAGTGATCAGTGGATTGTGAGACCTGTTCTTGATCCCCAGGGATGGGATAATGATGTGGGGTTTGATGGAATCAGCTTGGAATCAGCTGCACATATAAATAGGAAAGTCTTCACCTCTGTCATGGGGCAGATgagcaaggacaagcaagatTTCAGCATTCAGTCAGAGTCTACTGCAGCTTACACAAATTCCAGGGGAACTGTACATTCTGTAGGTCTTGATGTTCAATCTGCTGGTAAAGATACCATCTATACTTTCCACAGCCACAAGAAGCGAGCAAATCAGAAGAAGCTGTGGGAAGATGTTTTCGATGGTGGAGTGTCTATAACATCTTTCGGGAACAAATATTATTTCGGTGCCAAGCTTGAAGAAACGGTTTCAATTGGGAAGAGGTTGAAGTTTCTGATGAACACTGGCCAAATGATGAATGCAAGCAAATGGATGGTGGATCGTGAACAAGTAGCATATGGTGGCTCTGTGGAAGCTACTTTACGAGGTAGAGACTACCCTGTGAGAAACGACTTCGCCACCCTGACAATGTCTATCCTTTCTTTCAATAACGAGATGGTCTTAGGTGGTAATGTACGGTCTGAGTCCCGGCTGGGCCGAAATTTGAAGGTGTCGGTTAATGCTAATCTAAATAGCCGCAGGATGGGGAAGCTAAGCATTAAGACAAGCAGCAGTGATCATCTACCATTTGGTCTTGTTGCCGCTTTCACAATTTTCTGGACTCTCCTACGGAGAAAGTGGGTCACAAACTTGAGGAATGAATCAGAGGAAACTGAATTAGTTGAGACTGAATCAGGGTAG
- the LOC126794746 gene encoding bifunctional purple acid phosphatase 26 translates to MAWFARMESMLVQLVVSCLVFSSCLRYGNAGITSNFVRSEYPSVDIPLDHKVLAVPKGHNAPQQVHITQGDYDGKAVIISWVTADEPGTSKVQYGTSEKKYEFSAEGTITNYSFYEYKSGYIHHCHVDGLEHDTKYYYKIGSGDSSREFWFTTPPQIGPDASYKFGIIGDLGQTFNSLSTLEHYMQSGGQTVLFLGDLSYADRYQYNDIGVRWDTWGRFVEQSTAYQPWIWSAGNHEIDYMPYLGEVTPFKNYLQRYTTPYYASKSSNPLWYAIRRASAHIIVLSSYSPFVKYTPQWVWLQDELKRVDREKTPWLIVLMHVPIYNSNNAHYMEGESMRAVFESWFLHYKVDVVFAGHVHAYERSYRISNVHYNVSSGDQYPIPDKSAPVYITVGDGGNQEGLAGRFRDPQPEYSAFREASFGHSTLEIHNRTHAMYHWNRNDDGKKIATDAFVLHNQYWGTNHRRRKLKKQYARKYIDRAAY, encoded by the exons ATGGCTTGGTTTGCTAGGATGGAATCCATGTTGGTTCAACTTGTTGTTAGTTGTTTGGTGTTTTCTAGCTGTTTGAGATATGGGAATGCAGGAATCACTAGTAATTTTGTTCGGTCGGAGTATCCATCGGTTGATATTCCACTTGATCACAAAGTGCTTGCTGTTCCAAAGGGTCACAATGCTCCACAACAA gtgCATATTACCCAAGGTGACTATGATGGAAAGGCTGTGATCATCTCATGGGTCACGGCTGATGAGCCAGGGACAAGTAAAGTGCAATATGGCACATCAGAGAAGAAGTACGAGTTTTCTGCAGAGGGGACTATAACAAACTACAGTTTTTATGAATACAAGTCTGGATATATCCATCACTGTCATGTTGATGGCCTAGAG CATGACACAAAGTATTACTACAAAATTGGGAGTGGCGATTCTTCTCGAGAGTTTTGGTTTACAACACCTCCACAGATTGGTCCAGATGCTTCTTACAAATTTGGAATTATAG GTGATTTGGGTCAGACATTTAACTCCCTGTCAACTCTTGAGCATTACATGCAGAGTGGAGGGCAGACTGTCTTATTTCTTGGGGATCTTTCTTATGCTGATAGGTATCAATATAATGATATTGGTGTAAGGTGGGATACATGGGGGCGATTTGTTGAGCAGAGTACTGCATATCAACCATGGATTTGGTCTGCTGGCAATCATGAAATTGATTACATGCCTTATCTG GGTGAAGTTACTCCATTCAAAAACTATCTTCAGCGGTATACTACTCCTTATTACGCCTCCAAAAGTAGCAATCCTCTTTGGTACGCCATCAGACGTGCCTCAGCTCATATAATAGTGCTGTCCAGTTATTCTCCATTCG TGAAATACACACCTCAATGGGTGTGGCTGCAAGATGAACTGAAAAGAGTGGACAGGGAAAAGACACCTTGGCTGATAGTCCTTATGCATGTCCCAATCTACAATAGTAATAACGCACATTACATGGAAGGAGAGAGCATGCGAGCAGTATTTGAGAGTTGGTTCCTTCATTACAAAGTTGATGTAGTGTTTGCTGGCCATGTCCATGCATACGAAAGATCT TATAGAATCTCAAATGTACACTACAACGTATCAAGTGGTGACCAATATCCCATACCAGACAAATCTGCTCCTGTCTACATAACTGTGGGAGATGGAGGAAACCAAGAAGGTCTTGCTGGAAG GTTTAGAGATCCACAACCAGAATATTCTGCATTCCGAGAAGCAAGTTTTGGGCATTCAACACTGGAGATTCACAACAGGACACATGCAATGTACCACTGGAACCGCAATGATGACGGGAAGAAAATTGCAACTGATGCATTTGTATTGCATAACCAGTACTG GGGTACAAATCACAGAAGGCGAAAACTGAAAAAGCAATATGCTAGGAAATATATTGATCGTGCAGCTTATTGA
- the LOC126793816 gene encoding synaptotagmin-5 has translation MWFSIIFSYYSDLFLRIVLSARQSNPPFLFLSLSPAQNTSPHPRFVRPKSPPTSTTTVCNHSIKPTPMGFLFGLALGVVVGVALVVGFVKLENRRSKLRSQLATTIAAFARMTVEDSRKLLPPDHYPSWVVFSHRQKLNWLNSHLTKIWPYVNEAASELIKASVEPILEQYTPVILSSIKFSKFTLGTVAPQFTGVSVIEGGGDSITMELEMNWDGNPSIILAIKTLLGVALPVQVKDIGFSGVFRLIFKPLVDEFPCFGAVCFSLREKKNLDFKLKVVGGDISTIPGLQDQLEGTIRDAIEDSITWPVRKVIPILPGDYSDLELKPVGILEVKLVQAKELTNKDVVGKSDPYALLYVRPLKDRMKKSRTINNDLSPIWNEHFEFVVEDDSTQHLVVKIFDDEGLGASELIGCALVHISELQPGKVKDVWLKLVKSLEVQRDNKNRGQVHLELLYVPNGMDNGFVNPFTPNFSMTSLEKVLKSGANGKDAIENEKEAAQKKKEVIIRGVLSVTVLSAEDLPPVDLMGKADPYVVLTLKKSETRNKTRVVNESLNPVWNQTFDFVVEDGLHDMLILEVYDHDTFGKDYMGRCILTLTRVILEGEYKDSLPLDGAKSGKLNLHLKWMPQPIFRDS, from the exons ATGTGGTTCTCTATAATCTTCTCATATTATTCTGATCTGTTTCTTCGAATAGTCTTGTCGGCAAGGCAAAGTAATCCcccctttctctttctttctctatcCCCAGCCCAAAACACGTCCCCCCATCCCCGATTTGTCCGCCCAAAATCTCCACCAACTTCCACCACCACTGTTTGTAATCACTCGATCAAACCTACACCAATGGGCTTCCTTTTCGGCTTGGCTCTCGGCGTCGTCGTCGGCGTCGCCCTCGTCGTCGGCTTCGTCAAGCTCGAGAACCGCCGCTCCAAGCTCCGCTCACAGCTGGCCACCACCATCGCCGCCTTCGCCAGAATGACTGTCGAAGATTCTAGAAAGCTCCTCCCTCCTGACCACTACCCTTCTTGGGTCGTCTTCTCTCACCGCCAGAAg TTGAACTGGCTCAATTCTCACTTGACGAAGATCTGGCCGTATGTCAATGAG GCTGCTTCTGAGTTGATCAAGGCTTCAGTGGAGCCAATTCTGGAGCAGTACACGCCGGTCATACTGTCGTCGATTAAGTTTTCCAAGTTCACTCTCGGAACTGTGGCACCTCAGTTTACAG GAGTTTCTGTAATTGAAGGTGGGGGTGACAGTATCACTATGGAGTTGGAAATGAATTGGGATGGAAACCCAAGTATAATACTTGCCATCAAGACTTTACTTGGTGTAGCACTACCTGTGCAG GTGAAAGACATCGGATTCAGTGGGGTATTCAGGCTGATATTTAAGCCTTTGGTTGACGAGTTCCCGTGTTTTGGAGCTGTTTGCTTTTCCTTGAGGGAAAAG AAAAATTTGGACTTTAAGCTGAAAGTTGTGGGTGGTGACATATCTACAATACCTGGGCTTCAAGATCAACTTGAG GGGACAATACGCGATGCCATTGAAGATTCAATTACATGGCCTGTTCGAAAAGTTATTCCCATTTTGCCTGGGGATTACAG CGATCTGGAGTTGAAGCCAGTTGGGATACTAGAGGTGAAGCTTGTGCAGGCAAAGGAGTTGACAAATAAAGATGTTGTAGGAAAATCAGACCCGTACGCCTTATTGTATGTTCGACCTTTAAAAGACAGAATGAAGAAAAGCAGAACTATT AACAATGATTTGAGTCCAATCTGGAATGAACACTTTGAATTTGTTGTTGAAGATGACTCCACTCAACATTTGGTGGTTAAAATTTTTGACGATGAGGGCCTTGGGGCATCTGAGCTCATTGGGTGTGCTCTGGTACACATAAGTGAACTTCAGCCGGGTAAAGTAAAGGATGTGTGGTTAAAGCTGGTTAAAAGTTTGGAAGTGCAAAGAGATAATAAAAACCGCGGGCAG GTGCATTTGGAGCTGCTATATGTTCCAAACGGCATGGACAATGGCTTTGTCAACCCATTTACTCCCAACTTCTCAATGACTTCTTTGGAAAAAGTACTGAAAAGTGGAGCAAATGGAAAAGATGCTatagaaaatgaaaaggaagccgcacagaagaagaaagaggttATAATTAGAGGTGTGCTTTCAGTAACTGTATTATCTGCTGAAGACTTGCCACCTGTTGATCTCATGGGCAAAGCTGATCCTTATGTGGTTCTCACCTTGAAGAAGTCAGAAACGAGAAACAAAACGAGG GTCGTCAATGAAAGCTTGAATCCTGTTTGGAATCAAACTTTTGACTTTGTTGTTGAGGATGGATTGCATGACATGCTCATTCTTGAAGTCTACGACCACGATACTTTCGGGAAG GATTATATGGGAAGATGCATCTTGACACTCACTAGGGTCATATTAGAAGGGGAATACAAGGACTCTTTGCCACTAGATGGGGCCAAATCTGGGAAGTTGAATTTACATCTCAAGTGGATGCCACAACCGATTTTCCGCGATTCTTGA